TTTTTGATATACAGGAAAGGAATTTTTATTGTCAACTACCTTTACAACAAAATCAAAAACAAAAGGAGAGTGGATTGCGTGCTTGTTTTTTGATTCAAGCAAAAAGTGAATATATTTTTTGACTAGAAAAATTTTGCTCATTGTAGAAGCTAAGATAATTGATAAAATACAATATGGCTATTTTAATAATATTTAATACATTTATAATGAAACTACCACTTTGTTATGAAAAAATTTCTTACTTGTATTTGTTTTAGCTTTTTCTTGTTGGGTTTGAATGCGCAACAAAAAATTGAAATTCCCGGTGCGGATGGGATAAAGATTTCGGCTAGCATGTACACTGCAAATGATTCAATGCCATATATAGTTCTTTGCCATCAGGCGGATTATAGTAGAGGCGAGTACGCGGAAACAGCAAAAAAGTTGAATAAGTTGGGTTATAATTGCTTGGCGGTAGATTTACGATTGGGGCAAGAGATAAATGGAGTTGTAAATGAAACTGCGGCTGCTTACAAGAATGCAGGGAAGCAAGTGACTCACTTAGATGCGGAACAAGATATAATTGCAGCTATTGATTTTTTATATTTTACTAACGAAAGAAAAGTGATTTTAATGGGTAGCTCTTACTCTGCTGCATTGGCAATTAAAATAGGTTCGGTAAGCAATAAAGTAAAGGCAGTTATAGCTTACAGCCCAGGTGACTATTTAGGCACATCCATAAAACTAGAAGAAACTGCAAAATTATTTGACAAACCGATTTACTTAACCAGCAGTAAGGATGAGGTGTCTGGCGTAATTAGCATAACTAGAGAATTAAAATCGCAGAACAAAACTCAGTTTATTCCTAAAGGCAAGGGCGACCATGGTTCGAAAGTTTTATGGGACAGTTGTGCTGACTATCCGGAGTATTGGTATTCTTTAATTATGTTTTTAACAGAATTAAAAGCGCTCTAATTTCAGTTATTTACCGACTAGTTTTTTATTGGACTGGTGTCGAGTTTTATCTCTTTTTGTTTTTTTGTCTAAATTTTTCTTGAGTGCCTTTTCCAAATCTACACCGGTTTGATTGGCAATACAAATAATTACAAATAAGACATCAGCTAGCTCATCTGCCAATTTTTTATCTCTATCTTTCTTTTTGAATGATTGTTCTCCGTAGGTTCTAGAGATGATTCGGGCTACTTCGCCAACTTCCTCGGTAAGTATTGCCATATTGGTAAGCTCACTGAAATAACGAACTCCATATTTTTTTATCCAATCGTCTACTAGCTTTTGGGCATTTTGAATTGTAAGCATACTACCTAAATATTTATGCTAAATATACAGAGATTACAGCTTTATAAAACCTCTGCTTTCAGTTTAACTCTAAATAGACGAATATTATTTAACAATCGTAATTTGACCTGTTTGTTGAATATTGCTTTGAGTAGAGGATAATTCGTACACATACACCCCCATAGGCAGCGCTATGCCTTGTATATCATCTCCGGTCCATGTAAATGTGTTAGATGAAATAGTAGTTTGATAAACCACAACGCCAGTTCGGCCGTTTCTGATTCGTAATTGGACATCAAATCCGTTAAATCTATTGACAGGCACTTCCCAGTATTTTTGTTGTAATGGATAAAGAACATAGTTGCAATCTTGCTTATCTACTGTTTGGGAAACTACTTCGCTTTTGCAATTGCGGCTATCGCGAATACTAATTTTATATACACCATTCGCAAGATTTTCGAATCTACCAGACGAATAATAGTTCTTGCCGTTATCGATAGAATATTCGAAGGGTGCAAATGCATTTTGCGATTCTTGTGAAAGTGTTATAATTCCATTTTGCTGAGATTGGCAACTACTTATTACATCGATAACCGGTGTAATTTGAACTCCATCGCACACGTTTTTTTCGTTATTGCTATTTTCATTTGCAACAGGAACGTTAGTTTTGTTAGACTCCGCACTATTACTTTGCGCACTACTTGTTTGACTGTAATTGTTAGAGTTGTTAGGTTTAGAGGGTTCATCCTTTCTAGTTACGGGAGCCTGTTCATCCAATTTAGCCTCCTCCTTTTTTTCAGGCGAGGGTTCTATTGTTTTACTACTTGAAGAAATTTTCTTCTCGGACACAATTGTGTTTTGTGTTTCAGGACTTAGCTCATGTGAAGTGGTTACAGAACTGTCTTGTGTAGCAATTTCAGTTTGTGAATTTTTAATTGCTGGCTGTACGATCGAATTAGGCTCTGTTTGTCGATTACTGTTTTTATATACCAAAACAAAAGTTGTAAAAAGTGCTACGATAGCTGCAATGGAAAGAATTCGTCTGCCATTTAGTTTTGATGGCTTGGTATTGTTTGAATGAATTTGTGCTAGTTGTTGTTTAATATTAACGAGTGCGTTATCTACTATAATGTTATTTGCGGCTTGATGCGCATCAAACTCTGCCTTAAAATCAGCATCGCTGACGATTCTTTTTTCGACCTCCAATTTCTCTTGAGGTGTTAGGTCGTTATCGAGATAACGCTCTATTAAATCGTATGTAGTATTATCTATCATGAATATAAAAATTCTTTTAGGTGCTGATTTTCTTTAACTAATTGAATTAATCGCTGCTTGCATTTATAGTTTTTTGTTTTTGCAGTATCGGCATTACTAAAACCCATTTTTTGACTTATATCCTCCATAGACATTTTATTAAAAATGCTATACGTAAGTAGCTCCTTGCATCGTTCGCCTAGCATAGCAAGAATCTCTTGTATTTTTAAAGCTCGCTCTTTACTTACAGTTTGCGTGTATGCATCGGCTCCGTCAAATTGAACATCGGTATGATTTTCTATATTTCCCACTAATCTGTTTTTTTGTTTTGCTCTATTAATCCACAAGTTTCTGCTAATGCTGTATATAAACCCTGTTACACTATTTCCCTCTTTAAACTGCCCGGCAAGAACATATTTATAAAACGCAACTACTGCATCTTGAAAAATATCTTGAGCTTCATCTTCATCCCCATTATTTTGAAGAACCAGTGACTTTACCTTTGGCTTAGCAACTTTGTACAAATGCGTTAATACACTCTCTGAATTACCTGATTTAATTGCCAACAGTATGTCTTGATCTGTATAACCCATTTACCAATATTCTATTTTATTTCTGTTGTATTAAAATTATTATCTGATCACGGTTATATGCGTAGTTTGATTTGTTTGCTTATTTATTGCGATATAAAAGCCCATTGGGACAATTGTACCTGTTCCATCTTTTCCGTCCCAAATTCCGCTACCCACCAAACGTCTAACCAATCTTCCATCGCGATTAAAAATATCAATCATTTCTTCGACACCACCTGTAAAGCAGGAGAGTAGTGTTACATCATCTTTACCATCGTCATTAGGAGTAATTACAGAAATAGCAGGAGGAACACTTAAACTATCATTACAATCGACAAGAATGCTTTCACATATTATTCCACAAACAAAGCCAAAAGTATCTGTAGCTATTAAACACACGCTATACGTGGCAACAGCGGGGAATTCATAAGAGAAATTAGTAGAATAATATTTTGTTGTATCGTTTGATATATTCCAGTATGCATCTTGATAGTTAGATGTATTTTCAAAATTAGCTACCCTACAATTTAAACTATAAGAAAAGGTAGGAGTGCATGTTGATGAAATAAGAGCCGACTTATACGAAGCCGCAGAATCGCTCTCTTCCAAAAAGGCATAACCAGAATTGCTGTTGCCGGCAAATGGAAGCGGCAAAGCAACCAGCGTAGCCATTTTAGCTATCAGCATAATTGTAATTATTATTTTTGCACTTGTTTTCATTTTACAATTTTCAAATATCAAATAAACTATTTTCCTTTATTCGAGTCCTTTTTAAAGTACTACATAACTACTAAGCAAAAGTAACCCCCATTTCCATTTTTATTTCATCAAAAAGTAGGACAATCAGCAGCACCCGACTTTGGTGCAGCCGCTGAATCTCCCTTACCAAATAAATAACGCACCATAATTTCGTATGCCTGTGTGTTTGTTCTTGTATTTGATAGTTGAGGCATAAAATATGCGAAATCTATCGACAATCTGTTTGTTTTACCGTTTTGAGGAATTGGAATGTTCTGAATGCCGGCAAATCCATAAAATCCTTCTCGCAAGTCGTAACCACCACCAAAAGAAACCATTTTTTTAATCAGCAATAAGAAAGATGCCCCAATATTTACTTTTTGAAGGTAAGGATTGATTAGGGCTGGGGTAAATTTAGCGAATACAGAAGGTGTGATGCTAAATGATTCGTTTACAATAAAATCGTGTTCGCCTAGTAAATAAAAGTGCCTATTTAGATGTATCACTTGATCTACCGGTCGGGCTTTAGTATTTGTGTATTGATTTATTGACAATCCAATCCGAGTTGTTGACGAATACAGCATTACACCGCCATTTCCGTCTATAGTAGAAGCTGATGCTCCGGCTGCATAATCTGTTGGCTTAACGCTAAAATTATACAACCCAAACGACAGCCCTGCTGAAAAAAACCATGTGTCATTTATTTTTTGGTGTCGAGAGAATGAGAGATGCGCTCTGTTTCTACTTAAAACAGGACCTTCTCTATCGCTATAAAAATCTATACCGATAGAATTAAACCCATTATTCTTTTTCATTATTCGAAAAAAAGCGGAAAAAGCAGAAGTGAATACGCCCCCAAAACTATTGCTATTTCTCCGGCTAAAGGCATACAACTCGACATCGGAACGAATACAACCTTTTGCAGGATTGATTTGAGGATTGTAGAAATATTGACCAAAATGTACAGGTAGCTCAGAAACAATCGGCTGAGAATACAACCGACCAAAAATAAAAATTACAAGTAGCGTAAAAAATATTCGCATTCTTGGGTTGCTAGCTATCGTATTACACTTGTAATTTAGAAAAGTAACCCCTTTTAACAAAATTTATTCTCTATTCTTAGAATCTATACTAATAGTTACTGGGCCATCATTAACTAAAGAGATTTTCATATCGGCACCGAATTGACCGGTAGCAATATTTTTATCAAATTGAATTTCTAGTTCATTAATAAATTTTTCGTACATAGGTATTGCAAAATCGGGCTTAGACGAGCGAATATAAGAAGGTCGATTTCCCTTTTTAGTACTTGCATATAATGTAAACTGAGAAACAACAAGTATTTCGCCCGAGATGTCTTTTACGCTTAAATTCATGATTCCATCGGCATCATCAAATATACGAAGATGAACGATTTTGGAACAAAGCCATTGAATATCTTCAATAGTATCGGAATCTTCTATACCAACAAGTATTACCAATCCTTTTCCAATAGAAGATTTTATATTAGCTTCGATTTCAACAGAAGCAGAGGAAACTCTTTGAATAACAACTCTCATTTTTATACTAATGCAACCCCATCCATTTGTTTAGGTGGGGTAATATTCATCAATTTTAAAATAGTTGGGGCAATGTCTGCCAAGCGGCCATTACTAATGCTTTTATAATCTTTATCAATTAAAATACATGGAACAGGATTAGTAGTATGCGCTGTATTGGGAGAGCCATCGTCATTAACCATGTAATCTGCATTTCCATGATCGGCAATGATAATAAATGAATATCCAGATTGAATTCCTGCATTTACAATTCTTTCCAAACAAGAATCCACCGTTTCAACTGCTTTTACAACAGCGTTGTAATCGCCTGTATGACCTACCATATCGGCATTAGCAAAATTCAAGCAAATAAAATCTGCTTCTGCTTTTTGAAACTCCGGCAAAATGGCTTCTGTTAGTTGCATTGCACTCATTTCGGGTTGCAAATCATACGTTGCAACTTTAGGAGATGGAATTAGTATTCTTTTTTCGCCTAGAAATTCTTGTTCTCTGCCACCCGAAAAGAAAAATGTAACGTGTGGATATTTCTCTGTTTCGGAAATTCGAATTTGAGTTTTGTTATTCTTCTCCAACACCTCGCCTAATGTCATTTCTAAATCATCTTTATCAAAAACTACTTGTACTTTTTTGAATGTTGCATCGTACTTTGTCATTGTAACATAATGCAACGGCATGGCTTTCATTTGAAATTCGGGCATATCCATTTGCGTTAACACTTGTGTTATTTCACGACATCTATCGGTTCGAAAATTATAACAAAATACAACATCGTTTTCTTGGATTAGAGCAATTGGATTACCTGAATTGTCAACACGTACAAGCGGTTTAATAAATTCATCTGTAACATTGTTAGCATAAGCATCTTTAATTGAACTCAGGATGTCTTTAGTCTTCTCGCCTTCTCCTTTTACTAACAAATTATATGCTAATTTTATTCGTTCCCATCTTTTATCTCTGTCCATAGCATAGTAGCGACCAATAAGAGAGGCTATCTTACCTCCTACCCTTTCTAAATGGCTTTGAAGTTTTGACACATACTCATAGCCGCCTTTTGGGTCAGTATCTCTGCCGTCTGTAAATACATGTACAAAAAACCGAACTCCTTTTTCAGAAGCCATGGAACATAATTTATGTAAATGTTCTTGATGCGAATGCACACCTCCATCAGACAACAACCCCATGAAATGAACGGCCTTATTACTCTTTAAAGCATACTCAAAAGCTTCATTGATAACTACATTTTCATCAAAAACTCCTGTTTCAATTGCATTATTCACTTTCTCTAAATCCTGAAAAACGATTCTTCCCGCACCAATATTTAAGTGACCAACCTCGGAGTTACCCATTTGTCCATGCGGCAAACCAACATCCTTTCCGGAAGTTTTGAGTGTTGAATTAGGATAATTTTTAATTAAGTCTTTGTAAAATGGAGTATTTGCGTTTGCAATTGCATCTGATTTAGAGCCATTGCCAATGCCCCAACCATCGAGTATAATAAGCGCTGTTTTTTTTGTCATATGCTTCTTTTTAATTCCCCCTTTGAAGGGGGGAAGGAGGATGTTACAATAATTTTAATTGTTCAATTTTATTTTCGACCGCACGAATAACATCATTCATATTTTTCTTTACTTCTGCATCCTTAAAGCGAATAAAATTAACGCCAAAAGATTCTAATCTACTTTGCCTTATACTATCATTCTCCGAAACATCAGAAAGACTATGAGTATTGCCATCAATTTCAATGGCTAGAAATAGTTCATGGCAGTAAAAATCGACAATATAATTATCAATAGGAACTTGGCGATGAAACTCAACTCCTAACCATTTATTCTTAATTTGCTTCCACAAAAGGACTTCCGACAAGACACCTTGTTTTCGAAGCTGCCTAGCAAGTTCTTTTAATTTAAAATTATATGGAATAATTGTGTTTTTCATTTTACATCCCCCGCCCTTCGGGCACCCTCTTCAAAGGGGGAATTATTAAATGCTATTTCAAATATAGTTCCTTCAGGAGTATTATTTTTTATTGCAATCGTTGCACTATGCTGCTCTACTAAACTTTTTACTATATACAAGCCCAAACCGGTTCCTTTTGTGGTACGAGTTAGCTCATTGCCTATTCGATAAAATTTCTCAAACACCTTACTATGTTCTTCTGTAGGAATACCAATTCCTTGATCCGCAACGGTAAGAACAACTAAATTATCAATCATTTTCAAACTCAGTTGAACAACTTTATTAGGAGGCGAGTACTTTATTGCATTCTCTATTAAATTAACAACAATGCTGTAAATACTATGTTTATCGACAACAGCAAACGTATTTTCATCAATATTTACCTCTATCTGATTCCTATTCTCATTATAAACTGCTGAAGTTTTCAAAATACTTTGTATGTATTCTGAAAGATTAATTCTTTCTAGCGACAATGAAAAATTGTTGTTGTCAATACGAGCAGAAAATAAAATATTTTCAATCAATGCATTTAAACGTTCGGTTTCTACTAATCCACTTTGCAATAGCGCTTTTTGCTTTTCCTTTTCAATATCTCTTAGGACAAGTGTTTCGAGCAATAATTTTATAGAAGCTAAAGGCGTTTTTAGTTCGTGGGTAACCGACAACATAAAATTTTGCTGCTGTATAGTTAGTTGATATTCCTTTTGAATGTTTTTATGGATTTTTCTGACGCCTAAAAATAACAGCAGCAAAAACACACTGCCTTCTCCAATAATCATTAGCCATCGCCTATTTAGCTCTAACGGATTGGAATATATCCTACTATTTAATTCGAACAATAAAAATGCCCACCAAACAAATTGAAACACAACATAAGCAACCAATACATAAAATAAAATGAGTGTTTTGGATTGGTTGGTATTTTTCATAGCAATTACAACTCTTGCAAAGGTAATGAATTTAGAACTGCAATTTTGTTAGAAAACAAACATGAAAATATTTTCAGGAGCAAGCAGCGTTTGTAGGGATTGAGATGTCTATATATGTAAAGGCGCCAAATTCCATACAAATAAAAAAATGATTAATAATAATTTAAAAAAATGAAAACAATAAAAGCACAAAGATCATCGAAAGAAAAATTAATTAGCGCATTCACATTATTGGTTCAACTAATTGCACTACTTGTATTTATTAACTTCATTATCCAAGCTTTCTCGCACTGACAAATCAAACAACTAAAAAAAATAATTAACCTAATACCACAAAAACTATGAAATATTCAATAACACACATCATACTATTTTTTGCAGTAAACACTTTCTTAGCTCAGACTCCCAATTGGCATTGGGCCAAAAGCGCCTCTGGTAATTTTACGGAAGAAATATTGACCACGGTTACAGATAACCAAGGTAATGTAATTGCTGCCGGTTTTTTTGAAGATGCAAGTATTACCTTCGGAACGACTACCCTAACAAATTCTCACACTAGCCACTGCGATATTTTTATTGTAAAGTATGACACAAACGGAACAGTTTTATGGGCAAAAAGCTTTGGAGGAAATGCTTGGGACGATGTACATTCAATAACTACAGATGCAGCAAACAACATCATAGTAGTGGGAGGATTTAACAGTTCAACTATTGGACTCGGTGCTACAACGCTATCCAATTCTGATGTGCCCTCTCATGACCTTTTCATTGCAAAATACGATACCAATGGAAATCTGTTATGGGCAAAAAGCTTTGGAGCACAAGATGATGACTATGGCACATCCGCTGCAATTGACGGAATGAATAACATATTTGTGTCCGGAACTTTCGAAAACACACAACTAGTATTCGGGGCAAACACAACAATATATAATACAAATAGTAACGGCAGTGCTGATATTTTTATTGCAAAATTTGACTCTGCCGGAAACATTATATGGGCGCAAGCTATTGGAGGTAGCTCAAATGATGAAGTAATGTCAATAACATGTGATTTAAATGGCAATGTATATATTGCGGGGCAATATGCGGGAGCAAGTATTTCAACAGGATCTATAACAACAACAAACACTAGCTATACGGGCATAGGATACTCAGGTTTTATAGCCAAATACAGCACAAATGGAACCCCACTTTGGGCAGAAAGTGTTATAGGAGGTGGTAATTTATTTGGAAGCGGATTAAACAACATTAAAGCAGATACATCCGGAAATATTTTTGTTACAGGAGGATATTATAATGCATCAATAACTATAGGCGGACTAACCATTAGTAATACAGATCTTTCAGGAAATACATCTGATGCATTCATTGCTAAATACAGCCCAACTGGCAATATAAAATGGATAAAAAACCTTACAGGATCGGACAATGAAGGAATTTCATCTATAGCAGTAACAACAAAAGGAGAAGTTATTGTTTTAGGATTTTTTATGGGTGCAAGTTATACAGACGGTACTACCTCGTTAAACAATACAGATGCCACAGGTATAAGTACAGATTTATTTATCGAAAAGTTTGACACCAATAGTAGTCCCCTTTGGTTAATTAGCGCTGGCGGTAATTATTTTGATTATCCTTATTCAATATCTACAGATCTAACAGGAAATATTTATGCTGCTGGGAGTTTTGCTAGTCCTTCTATACTTTTCGGAACAACTCAACTTTACAACTCCAATAGTACTGCCTTTACAAATCCAGATTTATTTATAGTTAAATTGAGCAATAGTAATTATATAGCATCTGTTCCTGCCATCAGTAAAAACAACTATAGTGTTTATCCCAATCCAGCAACCGAAAGCTTGTGCTTAAAAACAAATGAAGTTCTAAATGGAGAGGTAACAATAGAAATTATAAACAATAACGGACAGACGGTAAAAAGAGAACAAACAACCAATTTAGATACATATTCCATTAATATTAGCAACTTGATAAATGGCGTTTACTCCATAAAAGCAACTAATGGAAATAAAGTATTGAACCAAAAATTTGTAAAACTGAACAACAACTAAAACAAACAGCAAGGCGAGCAAATTTTAAAGGATATTCGGGTGAAAACAATAAAATTACTCGCCTTGCTTAATGCATAAAAGCTTGGCAGCAAGAGAATTAAAAAATATTTTTAAAACAAAGCAGCGTTTTAAAGAATTCTGTTGTCTTTATGTGTGTATTGGCGAATTCCAACTTAAAAGTGAAATAGGAAGTTCATACAAGAAGGTTTAAATTCGCAAAACAAAGAAATAACCACAAAGAAGAATAGTAAATGTTCTTTAAAAAAGAAGTAAATACAGAACAAGAGCTGATAAAAAGGTGTATAGCCGGGTCAGAAAAGCACTGCAAAGAGCTTTTTGAGAGTTATTATGGCAAGCTACTAAACTGCTGTTTACGCTATTCCACAAACGAAGACGAAGCGAAGGATATGCTACAAGAAGGCTTTATACGAATATTTCAAAACTTATCGAAATTCTCCTTTGACGGATCTTTTGAGGGCTGGCTTAAGCGAATTGTAGTAAACACGGCTATTAATTATAATAAGAAGTATGTTTACAATTCAAAAATAAATTACTATGACAATGACGATATTGGATATTTGGAAGGACAAAGTGTTGCTGTAATTATTGAAGAAAATGCCTTGGATAAATTTTATGCACAAGATATACTAAGTGCAATTCAAAGCTTATCTCCAATATATAGAATGGTATTTAATATGGCAGCCATAGAAGGATATTCACATAAAGAAATTGCAGAAGAGTTAAGTATTACAGAAAGCACATCGAGGTCTAACTTAGCAAAGGCAAAAATTAAATTAATTGGGTTACTAGAAAAAAAAAATGAAAAAAAATTAGTTCATGAAGCTGTTTAACGAGAATAGTTTTGACAAATTTTTGAAGGATGGATTAAGTAATCTTCCTGAACATAAACCTAGTTCTTCTGATTGGGACAAGATGAGAGGCGCGCTAATCAATAAGAAAATATTTTTATTTAACCGAAGCTACAAATCAAAAACAGTAAAACTGTTTTTTTATAGCATATCAATAATTTGCACTGTAGCTGTACTTATATATTTAAATACAGCCGAAAAGATCTCGACAATTATAAAATTAGATGGCGTAGAGATTAGTTCAGAAAAATCAGTTCTACCGAATGTCCGCAATTCATCAACTAATGAACCTTTAAGAAAAGACATTACATACAACCAAAAACAAGAAGATAAACGAATTTATACTGAGAATGAAAGTAGTATAATCTCTTCTACAATTAATAAATCAAACAAAGAGAACAGTGCAATAGAAAATAGAATTTACAACAATCGAAACACAACAGAGCCGGTAATGAATAAGGAGTATTTTGAATACACAAAAGAAACAACATTTACCAATAAAAAAACACAACAAATGGCTCAAAAAACAGATAAACTAACCAATAAACATAACTATACTAACAATACTAAAACTATACAAAATAAAATAAGTTACAATGCCAATAAATTAAAATCGAGCTATTTAAACAAAAGCAGCAGAGAAAATCAAGAGAATTATACGCAAAAAACTAACAATTCTTACTCAGCCGATAATGCTTTATATGCATTTGCAAAACGAGAATTTTCACAAATAAATTTCTTATTGGCAGACAGTTCCATTTTATCCGATTCTATAATACCAATTTTCCCTCTTGAAATACCGCCTCATCAAAAAAAACATAAATGTGAGTTTAGTATTGGCGTTGTTTTAGGTGGAGGTAACACTTTTTTAACAAACAAACTACAAGCCCCCCGTGTAATAGAAAGTAAACAATCCAACATTCCATATTATAACATGGGACTAATAATAAATTCAGATATTGGTTCTAGACTTTCGATTTCTTCAGGTATTTTATTACAACAACTAAATCCATTAAAAGAAAAAATAGTAAAAACAGAAATAGATAGAACTACCTATTTTTCCACATCTACAATGGACATAACTTACTTTGAACAAAAAATGAACATCTCGAAGAATATATTAATAATATATATTCCGGTAAATCTA
The window above is part of the Bacteroidota bacterium genome. Proteins encoded here:
- a CDS encoding gliding motility-associated C-terminal domain-containing protein translates to MKTSAKIIITIMLIAKMATLVALPLPFAGNSNSGYAFLEESDSAASYKSALISSTCTPTFSYSLNCRVANFENTSNYQDAYWNISNDTTKYYSTNFSYEFPAVATYSVCLIATDTFGFVCGIICESILVDCNDSLSVPPAISVITPNDDGKDDVTLLSCFTGGVEEMIDIFNRDGRLVRRLVGSGIWDGKDGTGTIVPMGFYIAINKQTNQTTHITVIR
- a CDS encoding nucleotide pyrophosphohydrolase, with product MLTIQNAQKLVDDWIKKYGVRYFSELTNMAILTEEVGEVARIISRTYGEQSFKKKDRDKKLADELADVLFVIICIANQTGVDLEKALKKNLDKKTKRDKTRHQSNKKLVGK
- a CDS encoding PorP/SprF family type IX secretion system membrane protein; translated protein: MRIFFTLLVIFIFGRLYSQPIVSELPVHFGQYFYNPQINPAKGCIRSDVELYAFSRRNSNSFGGVFTSAFSAFFRIMKKNNGFNSIGIDFYSDREGPVLSRNRAHLSFSRHQKINDTWFFSAGLSFGLYNFSVKPTDYAAGASASTIDGNGGVMLYSSTTRIGLSINQYTNTKARPVDQVIHLNRHFYLLGEHDFIVNESFSITPSVFAKFTPALINPYLQKVNIGASFLLLIKKMVSFGGGYDLREGFYGFAGIQNIPIPQNGKTNRLSIDFAYFMPQLSNTRTNTQAYEIMVRYLFGKGDSAAAPKSGAADCPTF
- a CDS encoding two-component sensor histidine kinase → MKNTNQSKTLILFYVLVAYVVFQFVWWAFLLFELNSRIYSNPLELNRRWLMIIGEGSVFLLLLFLGVRKIHKNIQKEYQLTIQQQNFMLSVTHELKTPLASIKLLLETLVLRDIEKEKQKALLQSGLVETERLNALIENILFSARIDNNNFSLSLERINLSEYIQSILKTSAVYNENRNQIEVNIDENTFAVVDKHSIYSIVVNLIENAIKYSPPNKVVQLSLKMIDNLVVLTVADQGIGIPTEEHSKVFEKFYRIGNELTRTTKGTGLGLYIVKSLVEQHSATIAIKNNTPEGTIFEIAFNNSPFEEGARRAGDVK
- a CDS encoding D-tyrosyl-tRNA(Tyr) deacylase → MRVVIQRVSSASVEIEANIKSSIGKGLVILVGIEDSDTIEDIQWLCSKIVHLRIFDDADGIMNLSVKDISGEILVVSQFTLYASTKKGNRPSYIRSSKPDFAIPMYEKFINELEIQFDKNIATGQFGADMKISLVNDGPVTISIDSKNRE
- a CDS encoding DUF559 domain-containing protein, producing the protein MKNTIIPYNFKLKELARQLRKQGVLSEVLLWKQIKNKWLGVEFHRQVPIDNYIVDFYCHELFLAIEIDGNTHSLSDVSENDSIRQSRLESFGVNFIRFKDAEVKKNMNDVIRAVENKIEQLKLL
- a CDS encoding 2,3-bisphosphoglycerate-independent phosphoglycerate mutase, with protein sequence MTKKTALIILDGWGIGNGSKSDAIANANTPFYKDLIKNYPNSTLKTSGKDVGLPHGQMGNSEVGHLNIGAGRIVFQDLEKVNNAIETGVFDENVVINEAFEYALKSNKAVHFMGLLSDGGVHSHQEHLHKLCSMASEKGVRFFVHVFTDGRDTDPKGGYEYVSKLQSHLERVGGKIASLIGRYYAMDRDKRWERIKLAYNLLVKGEGEKTKDILSSIKDAYANNVTDEFIKPLVRVDNSGNPIALIQENDVVFCYNFRTDRCREITQVLTQMDMPEFQMKAMPLHYVTMTKYDATFKKVQVVFDKDDLEMTLGEVLEKNNKTQIRISETEKYPHVTFFFSGGREQEFLGEKRILIPSPKVATYDLQPEMSAMQLTEAILPEFQKAEADFICLNFANADMVGHTGDYNAVVKAVETVDSCLERIVNAGIQSGYSFIIIADHGNADYMVNDDGSPNTAHTTNPVPCILIDKDYKSISNGRLADIAPTILKLMNITPPKQMDGVALV
- a CDS encoding T9SS type A sorting domain-containing protein, giving the protein MKYSITHIILFFAVNTFLAQTPNWHWAKSASGNFTEEILTTVTDNQGNVIAAGFFEDASITFGTTTLTNSHTSHCDIFIVKYDTNGTVLWAKSFGGNAWDDVHSITTDAANNIIVVGGFNSSTIGLGATTLSNSDVPSHDLFIAKYDTNGNLLWAKSFGAQDDDYGTSAAIDGMNNIFVSGTFENTQLVFGANTTIYNTNSNGSADIFIAKFDSAGNIIWAQAIGGSSNDEVMSITCDLNGNVYIAGQYAGASISTGSITTTNTSYTGIGYSGFIAKYSTNGTPLWAESVIGGGNLFGSGLNNIKADTSGNIFVTGGYYNASITIGGLTISNTDLSGNTSDAFIAKYSPTGNIKWIKNLTGSDNEGISSIAVTTKGEVIVLGFFMGASYTDGTTSLNNTDATGISTDLFIEKFDTNSSPLWLISAGGNYFDYPYSISTDLTGNIYAAGSFASPSILFGTTQLYNSNSTAFTNPDLFIVKLSNSNYIASVPAISKNNYSVYPNPATESLCLKTNEVLNGEVTIEIINNNGQTVKREQTTNLDTYSINISNLINGVYSIKATNGNKVLNQKFVKLNNN
- a CDS encoding sigma-70 family RNA polymerase sigma factor → MGYTDQDILLAIKSGNSESVLTHLYKVAKPKVKSLVLQNNGDEDEAQDIFQDAVVAFYKYVLAGQFKEGNSVTGFIYSISRNLWINRAKQKNRLVGNIENHTDVQFDGADAYTQTVSKERALKIQEILAMLGERCKELLTYSIFNKMSMEDISQKMGFSNADTAKTKNYKCKQRLIQLVKENQHLKEFLYS
- a CDS encoding dienelactone hydrolase family protein, which translates into the protein MKKFLTCICFSFFLLGLNAQQKIEIPGADGIKISASMYTANDSMPYIVLCHQADYSRGEYAETAKKLNKLGYNCLAVDLRLGQEINGVVNETAAAYKNAGKQVTHLDAEQDIIAAIDFLYFTNERKVILMGSSYSAALAIKIGSVSNKVKAVIAYSPGDYLGTSIKLEETAKLFDKPIYLTSSKDEVSGVISITRELKSQNKTQFIPKGKGDHGSKVLWDSCADYPEYWYSLIMFLTELKAL